One genomic window of Gallaecimonas sp. GXIMD4217 includes the following:
- a CDS encoding YbaB/EbfC family nucleoid-associated protein, translating into MFGKGGMGNLMKQAQQMQERMQKAQEEIANMEVIGEAGAGMVKVVMLGNHNVRRIDIDESLMEDDKEMIEDLIAAAINDAVRRVEEESKKRMAEVTGGMKLPGGMQFPF; encoded by the coding sequence ATGTTTGGTAAAGGTGGAATGGGCAACCTGATGAAGCAGGCCCAGCAGATGCAAGAGCGCATGCAGAAGGCCCAGGAAGAGATCGCCAACATGGAAGTGATCGGCGAAGCCGGCGCCGGCATGGTCAAGGTGGTCATGCTGGGCAACCACAACGTGCGCCGCATCGACATCGACGAGTCCCTGATGGAGGACGACAAGGAGATGATCGAAGATCTCATCGCCGCCGCCATCAACGATGCGGTGCGCCGCGTCGAGGAAGAGTCCAAGAAGCGCATGGCCGAGGTCACCGGCGGCATGAAGCTGCCCGGCGGCATGCAGTTCCCCTTCTAA
- a CDS encoding outer membrane protein transport protein, with amino-acid sequence MQYRLSLLAAALLSTTAQAAGYKIFEQSTSSMGSAYAGRGALVEDATVVYSNPAAMSRLGGSELVGGLSLVSAEVAFDNASATDARGLQVQGKSADTLEALAAIPHFYYHRPLSERIHFGLALVVPYGVESDYDDDFVGRYFADESRFEILSLQPTLSYALDQAWSVGLGINLNHAEGKLSKFKDHGGLCQLPDQYVNQLYGMISGGAFTQVAQDGYCRSHYSVEGDDFGVGMNVGIHYQPSDKLQLGLAWHSQVHYRLKGDSEITHTPISGEFVPEGAPFWVAPTIPGVVDGQKLPAVDLATNKLAINDRLVEASQLSLTTPQSLMLSGAYQQGDWTWLATANWTDWSQFQSIRVESRAGFGPISVSTSQAQNLNEAGLIGYIPEHWQDAWAYAVGLHYRLDEAMKLRLGYALDESPIPDSHRTARIPSSDRQWFTLGLGWQLAPQWQLDLAYGYMFMDDVRVEEREFNAQDQALYQSGYQADYEIDAHVLSAQLAYRF; translated from the coding sequence ATGCAGTACCGCCTTTCTCTGTTGGCCGCCGCCCTGCTGAGCACCACTGCCCAGGCCGCCGGCTACAAGATCTTTGAACAATCCACCTCCTCCATGGGCTCCGCCTATGCCGGCCGTGGCGCCTTGGTGGAAGACGCCACCGTCGTCTACTCCAATCCCGCCGCCATGAGCCGCCTCGGTGGCAGCGAGCTGGTCGGCGGCCTCAGCCTGGTATCGGCCGAAGTGGCCTTCGACAATGCCAGCGCCACCGATGCCCGCGGCCTGCAGGTCCAGGGCAAGAGCGCCGATACCCTGGAGGCCCTGGCCGCCATTCCCCACTTCTACTACCACAGGCCGCTGTCCGAGCGGATCCACTTCGGCCTGGCCCTGGTGGTGCCCTATGGCGTCGAGTCCGACTATGACGACGACTTCGTCGGCCGCTATTTCGCCGATGAGTCCCGCTTCGAGATCCTCAGCCTGCAGCCGACCCTGAGCTATGCCCTGGACCAGGCCTGGTCGGTGGGCCTTGGCATCAACCTCAACCATGCCGAGGGCAAGCTCAGCAAGTTCAAGGATCACGGCGGCCTCTGCCAGCTGCCGGACCAGTACGTCAATCAGCTGTACGGCATGATCTCCGGCGGCGCCTTCACCCAGGTGGCCCAGGACGGTTACTGCCGGTCCCACTACAGCGTCGAGGGCGACGACTTTGGCGTCGGCATGAATGTGGGCATCCACTACCAGCCCAGCGACAAGCTGCAGCTGGGCCTGGCCTGGCACTCCCAGGTCCACTACCGGCTCAAGGGCGACTCCGAGATCACCCACACCCCCATCAGCGGCGAATTCGTCCCCGAGGGCGCGCCCTTCTGGGTGGCGCCGACCATCCCCGGGGTGGTGGACGGCCAGAAGCTGCCGGCCGTGGATCTGGCGACCAATAAGCTGGCCATCAACGACCGCCTGGTGGAGGCCAGCCAGCTCAGCCTGACCACGCCCCAGTCGCTGATGCTGTCTGGCGCCTACCAGCAGGGTGATTGGACCTGGCTGGCCACCGCCAACTGGACCGACTGGAGCCAGTTCCAGTCCATCCGCGTCGAAAGCCGGGCCGGCTTCGGCCCCATCTCCGTCTCCACCAGCCAGGCCCAGAACCTCAACGAGGCCGGCCTGATAGGTTATATCCCCGAGCACTGGCAGGACGCCTGGGCCTATGCGGTGGGTCTTCACTATCGCCTGGACGAGGCCATGAAGCTGCGCCTGGGCTATGCCCTGGACGAGTCGCCCATCCCAGACAGCCACCGCACCGCCCGCATTCCTTCCAGTGACCGCCAGTGGTTCACCCTGGGGCTCGGCTGGCAGCTGGCGCCCCAATGGCAGCTGGATCTGGCCTACGGCTACATGTTCATGGACGATGTCCGCGTCGAGGAGCGGGAGTTCAACGCCCAGGATCAGGCGCTCTATCAGTCCGGCTACCAGGCCGACTATGAGATAGACGCCCATGTGCTGTCGGCGCAGCTGGCCTATCGCTTCTGA
- the recR gene encoding recombination mediator RecR: MEFSPLLKELIQALRVLPGVGAKSATRMAFHLLERDRSGALALGDALKRAMEGIGHCSRCRTFCETELCSLCANPRRAENGQLCIVETPADVMAIEQTGLFAGRYFVLMGHLSPLDGIGPAELELDRLDVLLEGGDWQEVILATNPTVEGDATAHYVADMTRRHGIRVSRIAHGVPVGGELEFVDGTTLSHSFTGRQPL; encoded by the coding sequence ATGGAATTCAGCCCGCTGCTCAAGGAGCTGATCCAGGCCCTGAGGGTGCTGCCCGGGGTGGGGGCCAAGTCCGCCACCCGCATGGCCTTTCACCTGCTCGAGCGCGATCGCAGCGGCGCCCTGGCCCTCGGTGACGCCCTGAAGCGGGCCATGGAGGGCATAGGACACTGCAGCCGGTGCCGGACCTTCTGTGAGACCGAGCTGTGCAGCCTCTGCGCCAACCCCAGGCGCGCCGAGAACGGCCAGCTCTGCATAGTGGAGACCCCGGCCGACGTCATGGCCATAGAGCAGACCGGCCTCTTCGCCGGCCGCTACTTCGTGCTGATGGGGCACCTGTCGCCCCTGGACGGCATAGGCCCGGCCGAGCTGGAGCTGGACAGGCTCGACGTCCTGCTGGAAGGTGGCGATTGGCAGGAGGTGATCCTGGCCACCAACCCCACGGTGGAGGGAGATGCCACCGCCCACTATGTGGCCGACATGACCCGCCGCCACGGCATCAGGGTCAGCCGCATCGCCCATGGCGTGCCGGTGGGCGGCGAGCTGGAGTTCGTGGACGGCACCACCTTGTCCCACAGTTTTACCGGCCGCCAGCCGCTGTGA
- a CDS encoding inosine/guanosine kinase, whose product MKFPGQRKSKHFFPVESRDPLMSELSPQNKPISTHICGIDQVLVDIEAHVPEGFLEKYGLSKGHSMVISPEKAEAIYKELVDKGLIVSEFAGGTIGNTLHNYSVLSDDKSILFGVMSEQIKVGSSAYRYLCNTSSKVDLNHLQPVPGSIGQCITLIAPDGERSFAINKGEMDHLSPDYVDKKLVQGAAALVVTAYLMRCEEHEPMKAAALQAVAWAKEAGVPVVLTMGTKFIVEDRRDWWQDFIRDNVTVVAMNEDEAEALTGLADPLLAVEQVLEWTDLVLCTAGPVGLYLGSHVDEAQKRETNSQLLPGAIPEFNRYEYSRPMRREDCENPIKVYSHISPYMGGPERIKNTNGAGDGALAALLHDMAANGYHKLNVPGSSKHHADYLTYSSLSQVSKYANRVSYEVLVQHSPRLSRGLPEREDSLEEVYWDQ is encoded by the coding sequence ATGAAATTTCCAGGCCAACGCAAGAGCAAACACTTCTTCCCGGTGGAATCCCGGGATCCCCTGATGAGCGAACTCTCGCCCCAAAACAAACCCATCTCCACCCACATCTGCGGCATCGACCAGGTGCTGGTGGACATCGAGGCCCATGTGCCCGAGGGTTTCCTGGAAAAGTACGGCCTGTCCAAGGGCCACTCCATGGTGATCAGCCCGGAGAAGGCTGAGGCCATCTACAAGGAGCTGGTGGACAAGGGCCTGATCGTCTCCGAGTTCGCCGGCGGCACCATAGGCAACACCCTGCACAACTACTCCGTGCTCAGCGACGACAAGTCCATCCTGTTTGGGGTCATGAGCGAGCAGATCAAGGTCGGCAGCTCCGCCTACCGCTACCTGTGCAACACCTCCTCCAAGGTGGATCTCAACCACCTGCAGCCGGTGCCTGGCTCCATCGGCCAGTGCATCACCCTGATCGCCCCCGACGGCGAGCGCAGCTTCGCCATCAACAAGGGCGAGATGGATCACCTCAGCCCCGATTATGTGGACAAGAAGCTGGTGCAGGGCGCCGCCGCCCTGGTGGTGACCGCCTACCTGATGCGCTGCGAGGAGCACGAGCCCATGAAGGCCGCCGCCCTGCAGGCCGTGGCCTGGGCCAAGGAGGCCGGCGTGCCCGTGGTGCTGACCATGGGCACCAAGTTCATCGTCGAAGACAGGCGCGACTGGTGGCAGGACTTCATTCGCGACAATGTCACCGTCGTGGCCATGAACGAGGACGAGGCCGAGGCCCTGACCGGCCTGGCCGACCCCCTGCTGGCGGTGGAGCAGGTGCTGGAGTGGACCGACTTGGTGCTGTGCACCGCCGGCCCGGTCGGCCTCTACCTGGGCAGCCATGTGGACGAGGCCCAGAAGCGCGAGACCAACAGCCAGCTGCTGCCGGGGGCCATTCCCGAGTTCAACCGCTACGAGTACTCCAGGCCCATGCGCCGGGAAGATTGCGAGAACCCCATCAAGGTCTATTCCCATATCAGCCCCTACATGGGCGGCCCGGAGCGCATCAAGAACACCAATGGCGCCGGCGACGGCGCCCTGGCGGCGCTGCTGCACGACATGGCCGCCAACGGCTACCACAAGCTCAACGTACCGGGCTCCAGCAAGCATCACGCCGACTACCTGACCTATTCCTCCCTGTCCCAGGTCAGCAAGTACGCCAACCGGGTCTCCTACGAGGTGCTGGTGCAGCATTCGCCGCGCCTGTCCCGGGGCCTGCCGGAGCGGGAGGACTCCCTGGAAGAGGTGTACTGGGACCAGTAA
- a CDS encoding response regulator, translating into MKVLVVEDDNLLRHHLKVQLGERGFGVHAAPNAEEARFFADEYELDVAVVDIGLPGMNGIELIKTFREEGKTFPIIILTARGNWQDKVEGLEAGADDYLVKPFQMEELIARLHALSRRASGFASPTIEAEPFKLDLAKKQAFRAGSPLTLTAYEYKLLEFLMRHHQEVVSKQRLVEQLYDDHIERDSNVVEVLIGRLRKKLDPDNSLTPIETIRGQGYMFRLTCQ; encoded by the coding sequence ATGAAAGTACTGGTTGTTGAAGACGATAATCTGCTGCGCCACCACCTCAAGGTGCAGTTGGGCGAGCGCGGCTTTGGCGTCCATGCCGCTCCCAACGCCGAAGAGGCCCGCTTCTTCGCCGACGAGTACGAGCTGGACGTGGCCGTGGTGGACATCGGCCTGCCGGGCATGAACGGTATTGAGCTTATCAAGACCTTCCGGGAGGAAGGCAAGACCTTCCCCATCATCATCCTCACCGCCAGGGGCAACTGGCAGGACAAGGTGGAAGGCCTGGAGGCCGGCGCCGACGACTACCTGGTCAAGCCCTTCCAGATGGAAGAGCTGATCGCCCGCCTCCACGCCCTGTCCCGGCGCGCCTCCGGCTTCGCCAGCCCCACCATAGAGGCGGAGCCCTTCAAGCTGGATCTGGCCAAGAAGCAGGCCTTCCGGGCCGGCAGCCCCCTGACCCTGACCGCCTACGAATACAAGCTGCTGGAATTCTTGATGCGCCATCACCAGGAGGTGGTCAGCAAGCAGCGCCTGGTGGAACAGCTCTACGACGACCATATCGAGCGTGACTCCAACGTGGTGGAGGTGCTGATCGGCCGGCTGCGCAAGAAGCTGGATCCGGACAACAGCCTCACCCCCATCGAGACCATACGCGGTCAGGGCTACATGTTCCGCCTGACCTGCCAGTAA
- a CDS encoding phosphoribosyltransferase has product MDLPIPNREAAGLALAHALAARQPRPPILVLALPRGGVPVAAAIAETLDAELDLLTVRKLGYPGHKELAMGAIASGGVKVLNEELLASYPVSDEAMARVLAEEQAELERRERAYRGERPWPELKGRLVIVVDDGVATGATMLAALDAVRSQGPEALWVAVPVAPPDTVDRLKKRADKVVCLATPEPFMAIGQWYRDFSQTSDSEVLALIQAAWRR; this is encoded by the coding sequence ATGGACTTGCCCATTCCCAACCGCGAGGCCGCCGGCCTGGCCCTGGCCCATGCCCTGGCGGCCCGGCAGCCCAGGCCACCCATACTGGTGCTGGCCCTGCCCCGTGGCGGCGTGCCCGTGGCGGCCGCCATCGCCGAGACTCTGGACGCCGAACTGGATCTGCTGACGGTGCGCAAGCTCGGCTACCCCGGCCACAAGGAGCTGGCCATGGGCGCCATCGCCAGCGGCGGCGTCAAGGTGCTGAACGAGGAGCTGCTGGCCAGCTACCCGGTCAGCGACGAGGCCATGGCCAGGGTGCTGGCCGAGGAGCAGGCGGAGCTTGAGCGACGGGAGCGGGCCTACCGGGGCGAGCGGCCCTGGCCCGAACTTAAGGGCCGTCTTGTCATCGTTGTCGATGATGGCGTGGCCACCGGTGCCACCATGCTGGCGGCCCTGGACGCGGTCCGTAGCCAGGGGCCCGAAGCGCTCTGGGTGGCGGTGCCGGTGGCGCCGCCGGATACGGTGGACAGGCTAAAGAAAAGGGCCGACAAGGTGGTGTGCCTGGCCACCCCTGAGCCCTTCATGGCCATAGGCCAGTGGTACCGGGACTTTTCCCAGACCTCGGACAGCGAGGTGCTGGCCCTGATCCAGGCGGCCTGGCGGCGCTAG
- the hemH gene encoding ferrochelatase, protein MHYKGSPAFSHDQQPKLGVLLTNLGTPDAPDSKSLRRYLREFLWDPRITEMPRPLWWLVLNGVILNIRPRRSAEAYKTVWTERGSPLLAHSLDQAGGIETRLRERFGDHVEVALGMRYGNPSLAGAVDELLAKGVRRLLVLPLYPQYSATTTASTFDALAQDFQGRRWLPQLRFVSHYHDFDPYIEAMAARIRRHWQEKGRADRLIFSFHGIPERFFKKGDPYFCECHKSARLLAERLGLEEGQWQLCFQSRFGREPWLKPYLDETLKVLPGQGVKSVQVFSPGFAADCLETIEELGVENRDYFLAAGGQDYQFISCLNAEPEHLDALCQLIEQNLAGWTLPRGDEGGQTAALASKMGA, encoded by the coding sequence ATGCACTACAAGGGCTCCCCCGCATTTTCCCACGACCAGCAGCCCAAGCTGGGCGTGCTGCTCACCAACCTGGGCACCCCGGATGCGCCCGACAGCAAATCCCTGCGCCGCTATCTCAGGGAATTCCTCTGGGATCCCCGCATCACCGAGATGCCCCGGCCCCTGTGGTGGCTGGTGCTGAACGGCGTCATCCTCAACATCAGGCCGCGCAGGAGTGCCGAAGCCTACAAGACGGTGTGGACCGAGCGCGGTTCGCCGCTGCTGGCCCACAGCCTGGATCAGGCCGGTGGCATCGAAACGCGGCTCAGGGAAAGGTTCGGAGACCATGTCGAAGTGGCGCTTGGCATGCGTTACGGCAACCCGTCCCTGGCCGGCGCCGTCGACGAGCTGCTGGCCAAGGGGGTGCGCCGGCTGCTGGTGTTGCCGCTCTATCCCCAGTATTCGGCCACCACCACCGCCAGCACCTTCGATGCCCTGGCCCAGGATTTCCAGGGCCGGCGCTGGCTGCCACAGCTGCGCTTTGTCAGCCACTACCATGACTTCGACCCCTATATCGAGGCCATGGCGGCGCGGATCCGCCGCCACTGGCAGGAAAAGGGCAGGGCGGACCGGCTGATCTTCTCCTTCCACGGCATTCCCGAGCGCTTCTTCAAGAAAGGCGACCCCTACTTCTGCGAGTGCCACAAGAGCGCCCGGCTGCTGGCCGAGCGACTCGGCCTGGAAGAGGGCCAGTGGCAGCTCTGCTTCCAGTCCCGTTTCGGCCGCGAGCCCTGGCTCAAGCCCTACCTGGACGAGACCCTCAAGGTCCTGCCGGGCCAGGGCGTGAAATCGGTGCAGGTGTTCAGTCCCGGCTTTGCCGCCGACTGCCTGGAGACCATAGAGGAACTGGGGGTGGAGAACCGGGATTATTTCCTGGCCGCCGGTGGCCAGGATTACCAGTTCATTTCCTGCCTCAATGCCGAGCCCGAGCACCTGGATGCGCTTTGCCAGCTCATCGAGCAGAACCTGGCCGGCTGGACCCTGCCCCGGGGCGACGAAGGCGGCCAAACGGCCGCCCTGGCCAGCAAAATGGGCGCCTAG
- the htpG gene encoding molecular chaperone HtpG: MTANTQTHGFQTEVQQLLQLMIHSLYSNKEIFLRELISNAADAADKLRFKALENADLYEGDGELKVRIGVDKDKGTLTISDNGIGMTREEAVEHLGTIAKSGTKAFFENLSGDAAKDSQLIGQFGVGFYSAFIVADEVTVQSRAAGHDKAVQWKSKGEGSFEVTDIEKSGRGTDIILHLKEGEQEFLDAWRLRSIIGKYSDHIGIPVELWEEGSPEREGPDGETIPATEGSWQAVNQGTAIWTRSKSELSDDDYKSFYQHVSHDFGEPLTWSHNKVEGKHEYSSLLYIPAKAPWDLYNRDKVRGLKLYVKRVFIMDDAEQFLPSYLRFVRGLVDSNDLPLNVSREILQDSKITQSMKAALTKRILSMLDKLGKDEDKYATFWQEFGNVLKEGPAEDFANREAIAKLLRFASTHHDDATKLVSLQDYVGRMQEGQDKIYYIVADSFNAARFSPHLEVLRKKGIEVLLMHERIDEWMMNHLTEFDGKSLVSVTRGDLDLGELSDQDKARKEETAEQFAALVDKVKASLGDKVSQVRITDRLTDTPACLVTDEQGMSSQMAKLMAAVGQDAPPVNYIFELNPDHEVVKALDGREGDSFDDWVGILFDQALLSERGSLDDPSGFARRLNKMLLELSR, from the coding sequence ATGACAGCCAACACTCAGACCCACGGATTCCAAACCGAAGTGCAGCAGCTGCTGCAGCTGATGATCCACTCCCTGTATTCCAACAAGGAAATTTTCCTGCGGGAGCTCATCTCCAACGCCGCCGACGCCGCCGACAAGCTGCGTTTCAAGGCCCTGGAAAATGCGGATCTGTATGAAGGCGATGGTGAGCTCAAGGTGCGCATCGGCGTCGACAAGGACAAGGGCACCCTCACCATCAGCGACAACGGCATCGGCATGACCCGGGAAGAGGCCGTCGAGCACCTGGGCACCATCGCCAAGTCCGGCACCAAGGCCTTCTTCGAGAACCTGTCCGGCGACGCCGCCAAGGACTCCCAGCTCATCGGCCAGTTCGGGGTGGGCTTCTACTCCGCCTTCATCGTCGCCGACGAGGTCACGGTGCAGTCCAGGGCCGCCGGCCACGACAAGGCCGTGCAGTGGAAGTCCAAGGGCGAGGGCAGCTTCGAGGTCACCGACATCGAAAAGAGCGGCCGCGGCACCGACATCATCCTGCACCTCAAGGAAGGCGAGCAGGAGTTCCTGGATGCCTGGCGCCTCAGGTCCATCATCGGCAAGTATTCCGACCACATCGGCATCCCGGTGGAGCTGTGGGAAGAGGGCAGCCCCGAGCGGGAAGGCCCAGACGGCGAGACCATCCCCGCCACCGAGGGCAGCTGGCAGGCCGTCAACCAGGGCACCGCCATCTGGACCCGCTCCAAGAGCGAGCTGTCCGACGACGACTACAAGTCCTTCTACCAGCATGTCTCCCACGACTTCGGCGAGCCGCTGACCTGGAGCCACAACAAGGTGGAAGGCAAGCACGAATACAGCTCGCTGCTGTACATCCCCGCCAAGGCGCCCTGGGATCTCTACAACAGGGACAAGGTGCGCGGCCTCAAGCTCTATGTGAAGCGGGTCTTCATCATGGACGACGCCGAGCAGTTCCTGCCCAGCTACCTGCGCTTCGTGCGCGGCCTGGTGGACTCCAACGATCTGCCCCTGAACGTGAGCCGGGAGATCCTCCAGGACTCCAAGATCACCCAGTCCATGAAGGCCGCCCTGACCAAGCGCATCCTGTCCATGCTGGACAAGCTCGGCAAGGACGAGGACAAGTACGCCACCTTCTGGCAGGAGTTCGGCAACGTGCTCAAGGAAGGCCCGGCCGAGGACTTCGCCAACCGCGAGGCCATCGCCAAGTTGCTGCGCTTTGCCTCCACCCACCACGATGACGCGACCAAGCTGGTCAGCCTGCAGGACTATGTGGGCCGCATGCAGGAAGGCCAGGACAAGATCTACTACATCGTCGCCGACAGCTTCAACGCCGCCCGCTTCAGCCCGCACCTGGAGGTGCTGCGCAAGAAGGGCATCGAGGTGCTGCTGATGCACGAGCGCATCGACGAGTGGATGATGAACCACCTCACCGAGTTCGACGGCAAGTCCCTGGTGTCCGTGACCCGCGGCGACCTGGATCTGGGCGAGCTGTCCGATCAGGACAAGGCCAGGAAGGAAGAAACCGCCGAGCAGTTCGCCGCCCTGGTGGACAAGGTCAAGGCCAGCCTGGGCGACAAGGTCAGCCAGGTGCGCATCACCGACCGCCTTACCGACACTCCGGCCTGCCTGGTCACAGACGAGCAGGGCATGAGCAGCCAGATGGCCAAGCTGATGGCCGCCGTGGGCCAGGACGCGCCGCCGGTGAACTACATCTTCGAACTGAACCCGGACCACGAGGTGGTCAAGGCCCTGGACGGCCGTGAGGGCGACAGCTTCGACGACTGGGTCGGCATCCTCTTCGACCAGGCGCTGCTGTCCGAGCGCGGCAGCCTGGATGATCCGTCCGGTTTCGCGCGGCGTCTCAACAAGATGCTGCTGGAGCTGAGCAGGTAA
- the adk gene encoding adenylate kinase: MRIILLGAPGAGKGTQAQFLMDRYGIPQISTGDMLRAAIAAGTPLGLEAKKVMDAGQLVSDEIIIGLVKERIAQDDCAKGFLLDGFPRTIPQADAMKDAGIQVDEVLEFDVPDEVIVERMSGRRVHPGSGRVYHVVYNPPKEEGKDDVTGEELVIRPDDQADTVRKRLGVYHDQTKPLVDYYKGEAEAGHCRYTKIDGTLAVDAVSQQLAELLG, translated from the coding sequence ATGCGCATTATTCTTCTGGGCGCCCCCGGTGCCGGCAAGGGCACCCAGGCCCAATTCCTGATGGACAGGTACGGTATTCCCCAGATCTCGACCGGTGACATGCTGCGCGCCGCCATCGCCGCCGGCACCCCTCTGGGCCTGGAAGCCAAGAAGGTCATGGACGCCGGCCAGCTGGTTTCCGACGAGATCATCATCGGCCTGGTCAAGGAGCGCATCGCCCAGGACGACTGTGCCAAGGGCTTCCTGCTGGACGGCTTCCCCCGCACCATCCCCCAGGCCGACGCCATGAAGGACGCCGGCATCCAGGTGGACGAGGTGCTGGAATTCGATGTGCCCGACGAGGTGATCGTCGAGCGCATGAGCGGCCGCCGCGTGCACCCGGGCTCCGGCCGCGTCTACCACGTGGTCTACAACCCGCCCAAGGAAGAAGGCAAGGACGACGTCACCGGTGAAGAGCTGGTGATCCGCCCCGACGATCAGGCCGATACCGTACGCAAGCGCCTGGGCGTCTACCACGACCAGACCAAGCCGCTGGTGGACTACTACAAGGGCGAGGCCGAGGCCGGCCATTGCCGCTATACCAAGATAGATGGCACCCTGGCCGTGGATGCGGTCAGCCAGCAACTGGCCGAGCTGCTCGGTTAA
- a CDS encoding ATP-binding protein: MLATTSLTVAFLFFIGFALIAAYKASAEQSIERQLAQDVDELIALIEDTRGTGWLPNELIDPNYNQPRSPFVGLVYDEHGKLIWRSLSSYRFDIDFTPLFSNLKREFTHRFIGQNRFFSYELSVLLPLDDSIHGYTLVALYDDDEYIKETRDYTTLVVLWLTGGLLLMLLLITWSLRWSLAPLRTLARELSQMRSGDRGQLSSQYPDEIARITTPLNGLLMRERESRERLKHTMGDLAHSLKTPLAAIQTSCQSLESLPDAPTETLSNIVEQAQRMNQTISYQLKRAVVGRQGLTQNRIEPGPVVEKLVRALSKVYQSKEVEYRLNIGEDCWFDGEEGDLMEILGNLLENAFRLCILQVEVDVQLIGDKKKPSLLIQVDDDGPGVPEEQREAILQRGVRADSRNPGQGIGLAVVADIVSSYHGQLTVGRAEQLGGARFLISLPLGTY; the protein is encoded by the coding sequence ATGTTGGCCACCACCAGTCTGACGGTGGCCTTCCTCTTTTTCATCGGCTTCGCGCTGATCGCCGCCTACAAGGCCTCGGCCGAGCAGAGCATCGAGCGCCAGCTGGCCCAGGACGTGGACGAGCTGATCGCCCTCATCGAGGACACCCGCGGCACCGGCTGGCTGCCCAACGAGCTCATCGATCCCAACTACAACCAGCCTCGATCCCCCTTCGTGGGCCTGGTCTACGACGAGCACGGCAAGCTGATCTGGCGCTCCCTGTCCAGCTACCGCTTCGACATCGACTTCACGCCGCTGTTTTCCAACCTCAAGCGCGAATTCACCCACCGCTTTATCGGCCAGAACCGCTTCTTCTCCTACGAACTGTCGGTGCTGCTGCCGCTGGACGACAGCATCCATGGCTATACCCTGGTGGCCCTCTATGATGACGACGAGTACATCAAGGAGACCCGCGACTACACCACCCTGGTGGTGCTGTGGCTGACCGGCGGCCTGCTGCTGATGCTGCTGCTGATCACCTGGAGCCTGAGATGGAGCCTGGCGCCGCTGCGGACCCTGGCCCGGGAGCTGTCGCAGATGCGCAGCGGCGATCGCGGCCAGCTGTCCAGCCAGTATCCGGACGAGATAGCCCGCATCACCACGCCATTGAACGGCCTCTTGATGCGGGAGCGGGAATCCCGGGAGCGCCTCAAGCACACCATGGGCGATCTGGCCCACAGCCTGAAGACGCCCCTGGCCGCCATCCAGACCAGCTGCCAGAGCCTGGAGAGCCTGCCCGATGCCCCCACCGAGACCCTCAGCAACATAGTGGAACAGGCCCAGCGCATGAACCAGACCATCAGCTACCAGCTGAAGCGGGCCGTGGTCGGCCGCCAGGGCCTGACCCAGAACCGCATCGAGCCCGGCCCGGTGGTGGAAAAGCTGGTGCGGGCCCTGTCCAAGGTCTACCAGAGCAAGGAGGTGGAATACCGCCTCAACATCGGCGAGGACTGCTGGTTCGACGGCGAGGAAGGGGATCTGATGGAGATCCTCGGCAACCTGCTGGAGAACGCCTTCCGCCTCTGCATCCTGCAGGTGGAGGTGGATGTCCAGCTGATCGGCGACAAGAAGAAACCCAGCTTGCTGATCCAGGTGGACGACGACGGCCCAGGCGTGCCCGAAGAGCAGCGCGAGGCCATTCTGCAGCGCGGCGTGCGCGCCGACTCCCGCAACCCCGGCCAGGGCATCGGCCTGGCGGTGGTGGCGGACATCGTATCCAGCTACCACGGCCAGCTCACCGTAGGCCGGGCCGAGCAGCTGGGCGGCGCCCGCTTCCTGATCAGCCTGCCGCTCGGCACTTATTGA